A window of the Henckelia pumila isolate YLH828 chromosome 3, ASM3356847v2, whole genome shotgun sequence genome harbors these coding sequences:
- the LOC140886564 gene encoding gamma-tocopherol methyltransferase, chloroplastic-like isoform X1 yields the protein MGSCAVCSTWEYGGRMRDGGGGPPVYSSSSHILAPKFAVLVGHNRKIISSLKIGGRRRRRMSLNTAAAMTATEKLQKGIAELYDESSGIWEDIWGDHMHHGFYQPGSDVSISDHRLAQIRMIEESLRFASLSDDSLQKPRKIVDVGCGIGGSSRYLAIKYEAECRGITLSPVQAQRAQELASARGLDGQVSFQVADALNQPFPDGEFDLVWSMESGEHMPDKAKFVNELARVAAPGGTIIIVTWCHRDLSPSEESLTSHETTILNKICDAYYLPAWCSTADYIELLKSLSLEDIKAADWSEFVAPFWPAVIRSALTWRGITSLLRSGWKTIKGALAMPLMVEGYKKGLVKFVIITCRKPALWPLVVDVPHIHRHLLLRHLHQLQMLGRRC from the exons ATGGGAAGCTGTGCAGTGTGCAGCACGTGGGAGTATGGCGGGCGAATGAGGGATGGTGGGGGTGGCCCACCCGTCTACTCGAGCAGCTCCCATATATTGGCCCCGAAATTCGCGGTCCTAGTTGGTCACAACAGGAAGATAATATCATCGCTGAAGATTGGCGGCCGGAGGCGGAGGAGGATGAGCTTGAACACGGCAGCGGCGATGACGGCGACGGAGAAGCTTCAGAAAGGGATAGCTGAGTTGTACGACGAGTCTTCGGGAATCTGGGAGGACATATGGGGCGACCACATGCACCACGGCTTCTACCAGCCGGGTTCCGACGTCTCGATATCGGACCACCGGTTGGCTCAGATCCGGATGATCGAGGAGTCCCTGCGCTTCGCCTCACTTTCGG ATGATTCATTGCAGAAACCAAGAAAAATTGTTGATGTGGGGTGTGGAATAGGAGGCAGTTCGAGGTACTTGGCGATAAAATATGAGGCCGAATGCCGAGGCATCACCCTTAGTCCTGTGCAGGCACAGAGGGCTCAAGAACTTGCCTCTGCTCGAGGATTAGATGGCCAG GTTTCATTTCAAGTTGCGGATGCGTTGAATCAGCCATTTCCAGATGGCGAATTCGATTTGGTTTGGTCAATGGAGAGTGGAGAACATATGCCCGACAAAGCAAAG TTTGTTAACGAGCTTGCTCGGGTGGCTGCCCCTGGAGGAACAATAATCATAGTCACATGGTGTCACAGGGATCTGTCTCCTTCCGAAGAATCCCTGACTTCACACGAGACTACAATACTAAACAAGATATGTGATGCTTACTATCTCCCGGCATGGTGCTCTACTGCTGATTACATAGAGTTACTGAAATCTCTCTCCCTCGAG GATATCAAGGCTGCAGACTGGTCTGAGTTTGTTGCCCCATTCTGGCCCGCAGTAATAAGATCAGCATTGACATGGAGAGGCATCACTTCTTTGTTAAGAAGCG GGTGGAAAACGATAAAGGGAGCGTTGGCCATGCCGTTGATGGTGGAAGGATACAAGAAAGGCCTCGTCAAATTCGTCATTATCACTTGTCGAAAACCTGCATT
- the LOC140886564 gene encoding gamma-tocopherol methyltransferase, chloroplastic-like isoform X2, which produces MGSCAVCSTWEYGGRMRDGGGGPPVYSSSSHILAPKFAVLVGHNRKIISSLKIGGRRRRRMSLNTAAAMTATEKLQKGIAELYDESSGIWEDIWGDHMHHGFYQPGSDVSISDHRLAQIRMIEESLRFASLSDDSLQKPRKIVDVGCGIGGSSRYLAIKYEAECRGITLSPVQAQRAQELASARGLDGQVSFQVADALNQPFPDGEFDLVWSMESGEHMPDKAKFVNELARVAAPGGTIIIVTWCHRDLSPSEESLTSHETTILNKICDAYYLPAWCSTADYIELLKSLSLEDIKAADWSEFVAPFWPAVIRSALTWRGITSLLRSGWKTIKGALAMPLMVEGYKKGLVKFVIITCRKPALLRLTTNLPATFHNPIHY; this is translated from the exons ATGGGAAGCTGTGCAGTGTGCAGCACGTGGGAGTATGGCGGGCGAATGAGGGATGGTGGGGGTGGCCCACCCGTCTACTCGAGCAGCTCCCATATATTGGCCCCGAAATTCGCGGTCCTAGTTGGTCACAACAGGAAGATAATATCATCGCTGAAGATTGGCGGCCGGAGGCGGAGGAGGATGAGCTTGAACACGGCAGCGGCGATGACGGCGACGGAGAAGCTTCAGAAAGGGATAGCTGAGTTGTACGACGAGTCTTCGGGAATCTGGGAGGACATATGGGGCGACCACATGCACCACGGCTTCTACCAGCCGGGTTCCGACGTCTCGATATCGGACCACCGGTTGGCTCAGATCCGGATGATCGAGGAGTCCCTGCGCTTCGCCTCACTTTCGG ATGATTCATTGCAGAAACCAAGAAAAATTGTTGATGTGGGGTGTGGAATAGGAGGCAGTTCGAGGTACTTGGCGATAAAATATGAGGCCGAATGCCGAGGCATCACCCTTAGTCCTGTGCAGGCACAGAGGGCTCAAGAACTTGCCTCTGCTCGAGGATTAGATGGCCAG GTTTCATTTCAAGTTGCGGATGCGTTGAATCAGCCATTTCCAGATGGCGAATTCGATTTGGTTTGGTCAATGGAGAGTGGAGAACATATGCCCGACAAAGCAAAG TTTGTTAACGAGCTTGCTCGGGTGGCTGCCCCTGGAGGAACAATAATCATAGTCACATGGTGTCACAGGGATCTGTCTCCTTCCGAAGAATCCCTGACTTCACACGAGACTACAATACTAAACAAGATATGTGATGCTTACTATCTCCCGGCATGGTGCTCTACTGCTGATTACATAGAGTTACTGAAATCTCTCTCCCTCGAG GATATCAAGGCTGCAGACTGGTCTGAGTTTGTTGCCCCATTCTGGCCCGCAGTAATAAGATCAGCATTGACATGGAGAGGCATCACTTCTTTGTTAAGAAGCG GGTGGAAAACGATAAAGGGAGCGTTGGCCATGCCGTTGATGGTGGAAGGATACAAGAAAGGCCTCGTCAAATTCGTCATTATCACTTGTCGAAAACCTGCATT GTTGAGACTTACGACCAATCTGCCTGCAACCTTCCACAATCCCATCCACTATTAG